GTAGCACAAAGCACTTCTGGCTTCAGCCTTAATAGAACCTGTTGCTATAAAAAAGAAGACTAACAAGAAATAGGCAAAAGAACAAAATCCAAGCTAACTCTATTAAGCCCCATCTATGTTCATTTATTTATTCGATAACTGGCTGAAATAAAAAATACTCCATAACAATGAAAACATCCATCTATCAAGCTTGGACAAGAGAGGAATGATAGCCCTATACATCCACCGATTCACGACTGAATTCATTCATTATGTTGATTATCATCCAGTTCAAAGAGCTATCAAGTCAACATTGTGAATCTTAGAtctaaattacaaaaaaaaaaaaaaaaaagcaacatTTCATTgactcatcattatcattacctcaaagaggctcccgcaagaagcggggtaagggggggtcgaaCGTACGCAACATTTCATTGACTGAATGACATAATTCTTCCTCTTATCTGCTGTGAAGTAAAAAATTATCAATTATCTTTTCACTGACAGATCTAACAGAAACAGTATAATTGGTGATTTGGTTGCATACTTGGAGACTGATCTCAATACAACATAGCAGAGTTACTGGAGGGGCACGACActagttttctttcaaaagttttgttttagcAAAGCTCAAAATTATGTAACTTTTgattttcaataaaaaaaaaagccaAAGAATAGACTTCTGTCAATCCCAAAAACCATCTCTTTATTTCTTAAAAAAACATGTAGCAAAAATAGTTCATATTTGTCAAAAACGTTTTCAGATGCAAACGATTTACAAGAAACTGTCTGATCATATCAAGCAGCCTAATCTATTTGGCACTTTACACCCCCAGATACAACTCATACAAGTATACAAATACAACTATAAATTTTGTCAGGTAGTAAAAGGATTAAATCCCGTCCGTGTCACCACATCACGACTACATTGTCAAGTTTATAAGCTCATTGCAATTGTGATGCTACAACAGCTGCAAACCATCCGCATTGGCTGCAATTTGAAAAAGCAGTCCCGTGACTCCCAACCGTTGCAGTTATGGCAACTGCAACCAAAGTTTGACCAACAAACACTTCAGTACTCGGCTTGGGGCACCTCCACCCATTAGCAGTCATACACATCCCACTGTTTCTGCTATTCCCTGAATCAGTTGGTATTATTAACTAGAAGAGAAATATTCTTCTTGCTGCCATTGAAACTTAAATTTCATTCTCTACTAGGAAGAACGGTAATCATAATCCTTTGTACTATCCCCAGTTCCCCACCCCTCAAATAAACCTCGCACTATCTTGTCCTAAATTGAAGTCACATTGGCAAAGCCAACACCATAGTGTTGAGATCTTGCAGTGAAAAAAAGTCTTTGAAACTACTTCAAAACCACAAACAATTGAGTGAAAGCTAAATCTATAAACTTGCGTATTCACCTGAGCACTAACCAACTACCCGAATGTACATTGACCAATAATTTCTTTTGTAACTCCAGAATTGCTTCCAAACTTTGAAAACCAAGGTTTTTACAAAGCTTGTTCAGAAGCAGGTGTGTAGTTCAAAATAACACGTCATGGCTGAAGTCTACAGATGATAGCTAGCTAGGGAGTAACAAAGAGACTGATAAGTGTGATAACcagatttaattaaactttgtGAACTAGAGTTCACAACAATTAATTACCTGAGAATCTAATGGAAAGTATGATGCAACATGTTTAACAGCTTCTTCAAAGAAACGTAAGGTCAACTAGTTTCACAGATATGGAAGTGATGGGACTGTCCTCAATCAGTAATCTCGCAGCCTCTACAGGGCTAATATATGATGATTAATGTTCGGGAAAAACCAGCATGCTCAGTTTGGACTTTGAATCAAAAAAATGATGCTAAGTACATAACACATGCAACAGAGCTATCATATTTATGACAAAATAGAAAACATGAGTATAGAGCTTTATTAAGTTATCTTGTATCGATCAATTAAGATTCAACTAAAGAACTACTACAGTTGATAAAGTATATGAAGTAGGAAACTAGAATTTAAGAAGATAGGAATGCTACTGAGCTGCAGCGAGTGCAGCCCGCAGTATTCAGAGTGCAGAAATAGAGCGTGATattaaaaacccagaaaaaggGGATAGAATGGGATAGAATGGGAAACCAAGCACTCGCACAGATGTCTAAAGAAAAATACAGAGCAAAAGAAGCATCTGAATTCGAAGCAATAACTGTTAACAGTAATACTAGCTAAAGTCTCACCATTGCAGTCACTGGAATAAGTTACTCCTACACCTGTCCAGAGCCGCTACAGTTTTCTTATATTTGCAACAGAGCAATACAACTCCTTTCCAGGTAGAGGCTTCAGGTGACAAAACTTTCTGCAACATCAATTGCAGGATTTTGGAAGCAGCTAACCCTCTCTGCCGCTTGCATAATCGTAAAATAAGCTCATCAAGGAACTCTTTCCCATCTTGAGGTGGGTTCATCTTGTCTCTAAAAGCCCTCAAAAAAATGTCACAAGTATAGAGATCGGGATCACAACCTTGATCCAACATACCATTCAGAAGATCAATGGCCagatatatattattgttgTGGCATAAACCATTAAAAAGTATATTGTAAGTTACTACATCTGGCCGGGAATCAACACCTTCAAAAAGCATCTCATTAAAAACTTTCAATCCCTGCTCAACCAAGCCAGCCTTGCAGAAGCCATGAATCAATGAAGTATAAGCAATGGTATCAGGTTTCAATCCTTTACCCAACATACGTCTCCAAATCGCCATAGCCTCTTTAAGCTTCCCTTCCTCACACAAACCATTGATGAGTACACTATAACAAACCACATTATGAAAACAATTACTAGCTTCCATTTCTTTCCATGTAAGAAGTGCCTCTTGGCTGTTACCTGTCTTAAAAAACCCTTTGATCAAGGAGCTATATGTAAAAGAATTAGGATGGAGGCCCTTATCGATCATCTCAGATAAAACTTCTTTAGCATCTTTAGGTCTTCCAGCACGGCATAATCCATCAATTAAAACACTATAAAGGACAATATTCGGACTAAACCCTTTCCCTGTCACATCCTTCCAAAGTCTCATTGCCTCTTCCATCCTTTCTTCCTTAAACAATCCACTGAGAAGAGAGGAATAAACATATACATTAGCTCGGAACCCCCTCTCTTCCAATGAAAGCAATAATGTAGTTCCATCACTAGCTCTCCCTTGCTTAACAAGGCCATTAACAAGAGTTCCATAGGTGACTTCATTAGGCAAGCACTTGTTTGATACCATGTGATTCAAGAGACTCATTGCCTTATCCAACTTTCCTACCAAGCACAGCCCATGAATAAGGGTGTTGTAAGTCACCTCATTGGGGATACATCCTTTTAAGAGCATGTTCTCAACAAGTTTAACTGCTCGAGACATGTTACCCTTCTTGCAAAGTCCATTGATCAGTACGTTATATGTCATCGAAATAGGACAGCACCCCTCTATCTGCATCTCATCCAACAATGAAACCGCTTCATCTAATCTATCAGTCTTGCATAATCCATCCATCAATGTGTTATAAGTGAAAGCATCCGGAACGCACTGCTGAGTCGGCATTTCTCTAAACAATTCTACAGCCTTATCAACCTTTCCCAACTTACACAAAGCTTTAATAACCAAATTATAAGTTAACACATTAGGGACTACATTCATGCTTCCTACAACACTGTCAAAAAAGTTTAAGGCCTTTTCATACAAACCCACTTTAATTACAACAGTTAAAACAGAGTTAAACGAACGGACCGTCGGCTTACAACCAAATTCATCCACCATTCTTCCAAACAATTCCATGGCCTTTTCAGGCAAATGTGATCTTCCATAAGCCTTAAATACTACAAAAAAATCCTTTTCCCTAAAAATCCGACGCTCGCGCTTCATTCTATCAAAAACCCCCTCCAATAATCTAAATTCACCTGATTTAGCATATGTCTCAATGAGAGAATAAAAGGTGGAATCACCCAACTGATACGAACCCATTTTCGGGGCCGAATTAAAAATTTCTTTGTTAATAGGACATTCAATATCACCATCATTTTCACCCTCAAATCCTGACACATTTTGAGCTGGAAAATCAGAAATCCAACAAGAAAAACGCAAAGAATAATTCACCAACTTACTTGGAATTGAAAATAACCTGGAGTTTAGCTTCTTTGAAACCAAACCAATGATGGGCATTACTCGAATAAATCcagtttgattttgaaaactacTGATGAACTTATTAATAGGGTTTATAGGGCATTTGAATTTCAATCCACTTCCCCCAAATTTCAAACCCTAGGGGATGACGTGACGGAGTGGAGAGAGAGATAGAAAGAGTTACCCAATAATCACCGGTGAGCAAACTATCTTTGGATTGAGGATTAAAGTGACAAGCTGAGTTGAATTGAGTTTCCGTTGCAACTTTTTTCACAGGTGGAACTGGTACCGATTTTCTGAGTTGAGGGTAGTAACGGGTGGTCGGGGGCTTCGTTCTTTTTATCGGCGGTGGTTGTAGCGCGGTTTGTAAGGCGGcttagtggtggtggtggactgGTGGTTGTTTAGGTGGACAAAAACAGAGGGGTGGCTTGACTCGACTCAGCGCAGGAAGGAAGAACAGAAGAAGATAGGGACGTAAGGGTGATTTCGTAATTGAGCATTCTTAGGTCGGGCCATTGGGGGTTAAAATTGGGTGACCCACGACAAGGGTGGGTCGGGTACAtttatttttcggatttttcatgaaatgccccgaggtttgccttaatgcaccaaatacccctaaactttccagaatgcaccaaatacccccgaggttttaaaaaataacacaaaatacccttaatgagcattttccgtccattccgttaagtctccgttagcgtgaatttacttttttgccctttctcaaccattttctctactaatcctaatattaacacttaattatatcaattaaaactaaaaaaatttaattaactattattttttaaaaaaatcaaaactttgggCTTTCTTTCACTTATACTACTCTCTTCTTTCACGCCatcaatcatcaattcatcatcattatcatcttctttttcttctcttccGCCACCATTAATTGCTTCGTTGTAGGCTAAGATGATGATTTGGAAGCCAACATTGCTCCCCCCTTTCTGCCTGGAACGAAGCCCACCTCTCGATCTCCTTCCTTGGTGCACCACCGGGACACAATCCACCCATAGCCACCGGGATTGTTGGGCGGTGGTGGTTATGGGTGGACTGCATACGTACGACGAAAAACATGGCTGAGAGGAGAGAGGGTAGTGGCGGTGGAGCTTGGCTGGGAGcctgggaggagagagaaaagagcaccCAGCTACCACCGTCCATGTTCCTTCTTCCCTCTGCCATGGAAATCGCCGCCCAGCTACCAAAACAACGCCATTGCCCTTCCttgtctctcctctttctcccaaaacccagaaaaaattCACCCAGATTAAGAcccaaaaatccaaaaaacacacaaaattaTCAACAATCACACAAAATCGATAAAGCAAGCACGAATTTTGTCAAAGAAACAAACAGATCGTATACATTTCCGTCAATTAGCGACGAAAACTTCCAAATTCGAGAAATTAACGCTTAATATCTGGGAAGTCGGCAGGTGTTTGAACAACAAAATAGAAAGGTACACCTCCATTAATGGGTCCAATTTTCCATATGAACTTATGTAGGTTTTGGGTGTTGGATTAATTATATACTTCTCCACtaatcattcatttttggaGGGGAGTAGAAGTTGAGTTTCTTGGCGAATTGCGGGTGTTGGAATTGTGAAGGTGGCGAAtagaagggaagaagaagggttaattgattttatttttttggggataattgatttattttggggttaattgattttttttgggggggttaattgctttaattaatggttaaaatttaatgttaacggagacataacggaatggacgggaaatgctcattaagggtattttgtgttattttttcaaacctcgggggtatttggtgcattctggaaagtttaggggtatttggtgcattaagtcAAACCTCAGggacatttcatgaaaaatccgtttattTTTTGGTAAGTCCACAAATTTgcttttttccaaaataaaaaagaagaaattGTCCAAAATGATCAAGCTCAGATGCGCTGAGTTACTAATCTGAGAAATTAGACAGTTTGTGGCGGACCCAACAGCCACATGAGGCGCAAATTTCCTCATCACTTGAACTGAAATCTTGCACCAGCCGGGAATCGAACCCGGGTCTGTACCGTGGCAGGGTACTATTCTACCACTAGACCACTGGTGCTTTGATGTTGTTGATACGAGTCGTAAAGAATAGTAGTTTATTTATGTAATTTTGTAATAATCAAATGCGTAAATGTTTGAAATTATAATTAACTAGATTAGgttagggatgtcagtggggcgggtttcgtgggagacccgccccgcatccgccccaagtaggcggggatggaggtagaTTTGGTGGGTGGTGGGGCGGGTATGGGTATAAAAGTCGTActcgccatgggtgatggggcgggtgtggattttgtgttgaatccgccccatccccgcccgccccgccccgccccatccccatccGCTCCGCCCTATCCCCACTCGCCCCACTttatacccgccatgggtgatggtgCGGATG
This Spinacia oleracea cultivar Varoflay chromosome 6, BTI_SOV_V1, whole genome shotgun sequence DNA region includes the following protein-coding sequences:
- the LOC110787071 gene encoding pentatricopeptide repeat-containing protein At4g20090 isoform X1, translated to MPIIGLVSKKLNSRLFSIPSKLVNYSLRFSCWISDFPAQNVSGFEGENDGDIECPINKEIFNSAPKMGSYQLGDSTFYSLIETYAKSGEFRLLEGVFDRMKRERRIFREKDFFVVFKAYGRSHLPEKAMELFGRMVDEFGCKPTVRSFNSVLTVVIKVGLYEKALNFFDSVVGSMNVVPNVLTYNLVIKALCKLGKVDKAVELFREMPTQQCVPDAFTYNTLMDGLCKTDRLDEAVSLLDEMQIEGCCPISMTYNVLINGLCKKGNMSRAVKLVENMLLKGCIPNEVTYNTLIHGLCLVGKLDKAMSLLNHMVSNKCLPNEVTYGTLVNGLVKQGRASDGTTLLLSLEERGFRANVYVYSSLLSGLFKEERMEEAMRLWKDVTGKGFSPNIVLYSVLIDGLCRAGRPKDAKEVLSEMIDKGLHPNSFTYSSLIKGFFKTGNSQEALLTWKEMEASNCFHNVVCYSVLINGLCEEGKLKEAMAIWRRMLGKGLKPDTIAYTSLIHGFCKAGLVEQGLKVFNEMLFEGVDSRPDVVTYNILFNGLCHNNNIYLAIDLLNGMLDQGCDPDLYTCDIFLRAFRDKMNPPQDGKEFLDELILRLCKRQRGLAASKILQLMLQKVLSPEASTWKGVVLLCCKYKKTVAALDRCRSNLFQ
- the LOC110787071 gene encoding pentatricopeptide repeat-containing protein At4g20090 isoform X2, yielding MGSYQLGDSTFYSLIETYAKSGEFRLLEGVFDRMKRERRIFREKDFFVVFKAYGRSHLPEKAMELFGRMVDEFGCKPTVRSFNSVLTVVIKVGLYEKALNFFDSVVGSMNVVPNVLTYNLVIKALCKLGKVDKAVELFREMPTQQCVPDAFTYNTLMDGLCKTDRLDEAVSLLDEMQIEGCCPISMTYNVLINGLCKKGNMSRAVKLVENMLLKGCIPNEVTYNTLIHGLCLVGKLDKAMSLLNHMVSNKCLPNEVTYGTLVNGLVKQGRASDGTTLLLSLEERGFRANVYVYSSLLSGLFKEERMEEAMRLWKDVTGKGFSPNIVLYSVLIDGLCRAGRPKDAKEVLSEMIDKGLHPNSFTYSSLIKGFFKTGNSQEALLTWKEMEASNCFHNVVCYSVLINGLCEEGKLKEAMAIWRRMLGKGLKPDTIAYTSLIHGFCKAGLVEQGLKVFNEMLFEGVDSRPDVVTYNILFNGLCHNNNIYLAIDLLNGMLDQGCDPDLYTCDIFLRAFRDKMNPPQDGKEFLDELILRLCKRQRGLAASKILQLMLQKVLSPEASTWKGVVLLCCKYKKTVAALDRCRSNLFQ